A genomic stretch from Vanrija pseudolonga chromosome 6, complete sequence includes:
- the RPS29_2 gene encoding 40S ribosomal protein S29, giving the protein MLEDAFESSSGDWETSVPLVPHLVSGIPPSGIIENSPRRQFRAIFFRTSLGVLGAHSNVWFSRMRKDKDGMGGDGNDGHGHTSGFACVCGSPLLSSGRGKRWTRTEDLLAAKLRMCAHAHTSPTTPSLHPTDRPIVLKRAPLPLLCDPSSCTPPRNYGKGSRQCRVCAHQAGLIRGLDMCRQCFREKSKAMGFVKVR; this is encoded by the exons ATGCTAGAAGATGCTTTTGAATCAAGTAGCGGAGATTGGGAGACCTCCGTCCCACTTGTGCCACATCTCGTTTCTGGAATCCCACCCAGCGGGATTATTGAAAATTCGCCGAGGCGTCAGTTTCGAGCGATTTTCTTCCGCACCAGCCTGGGCGTGTTGGG GGCTCACTCCAACGTTTGGTTCTCGCG CATGAggaaggacaaggacggcatgggtggcgacggcaacgacggACACGGGCACACGAGCGGCTTCGCCTGCGTGTgcggctcgccgctgctgtcgtctGGACGAGGGAAACGCTGGACTCGGACGGAGGACCTTTTGGCGGCCAAATTGCGAATGTGCGCACACGCGCACACGAGTCCGACAACGCCGTCACTACACCCAACGGACCGCCCGATCGTCCTCAAGCGCGCGCCTCTGCCCCTCCTTTGCGACCCCTCCTCGTGCACGCC CCCCCGTAACTACGGCAAGGGTTCGCGTCAGTGCCGTGTCTGCGCTCACCAGGCCGGTCTTATCCG GGGCCTTGACATGTGCCGTCAGTGCTTCCGTGAGAAG TCCAAGGCCATGGGCTTCGTCAAGGTTCGTTGA
- the RPS29_2 gene encoding 40S ribosomal protein S29, translated as MLEDAFESSSGDWETSVPLVPHLVSGIPPSGIIENSPRRQFRAIFFRTSLGVLGAHSNVWFSRPRNYGKGSRQCRVCAHQAGLIRGLDMCRQCFREKSKAMGFVKVR; from the exons ATGCTAGAAGATGCTTTTGAATCAAGTAGCGGAGATTGGGAGACCTCCGTCCCACTTGTGCCACATCTCGTTTCTGGAATCCCACCCAGCGGGATTATTGAAAATTCGCCGAGGCGTCAGTTTCGAGCGATTTTCTTCCGCACCAGCCTGGGCGTGTTGGG GGCTCACTCCAACGTTTGGTTCTCGCG CCCCCGTAACTACGGCAAGGGTTCGCGTCAGTGCCGTGTCTGCGCTCACCAGGCCGGTCTTATCCG GGGCCTTGACATGTGCCGTCAGTGCTTCCGTGAGAAG TCCAAGGCCATGGGCTTCGTCAAGGTTCGTTGA
- the RPS29_2 gene encoding 40S ribosomal protein S29: MLEDAFESSSGDWETSVPLVPHLVSGIPPSGIIENSPRRQFRAIFFRTSLGVLGAHSNVWFSRPRNYGKGSRQCRVCAHQAGLIRGLDMCRQCFREKSKAMGFVKYN, encoded by the exons ATGCTAGAAGATGCTTTTGAATCAAGTAGCGGAGATTGGGAGACCTCCGTCCCACTTGTGCCACATCTCGTTTCTGGAATCCCACCCAGCGGGATTATTGAAAATTCGCCGAGGCGTCAGTTTCGAGCGATTTTCTTCCGCACCAGCCTGGGCGTGTTGGG GGCTCACTCCAACGTTTGGTTCTCGCG CCCCCGTAACTACGGCAAGGGTTCGCGTCAGTGCCGTGTCTGCGCTCACCAGGCCGGTCTTATCCG GGGCCTTGACATGTGCCGTCAGTGCTTCCGTGAGAAG TCCAAGGCCATGGGCTTCGTCAAG TACAACTAA
- the RPS29_2 gene encoding uncharacterized protein codes for MSGKAPRAGPGPSAAAHKANPERSYTGPKPESLPRPRTPAEAEAFYASLAKSGTGPPLPRFSRMIGVAGWVAGGFAAAYMVLYYDFGNTREHVFSPIRREYHKFTDSLFNLSASERSMIEAASKDAAAAAPGPAAVAVAPAVK; via the exons ATGTCCGGCAAAGCCCCACGCGCAGGCCCGGGCCCATCAGCCGCCGCGCACAAAGCCAACCCGGAGCGCAGCTACACCGGCCCCAAGCCCGAGAGCTtgccgcgcccgcgcacgccggccgaggccgaggccttCTACGCTTCGCTCGCGAAGAGCGGTACCGGCCCGCCGTTGCCGCGGTTCTCGCGCATGATCGGCGTGGCGGGCTGGGTTGCTGGAGGGT tcgccgccgcgtacATGGTCCTCTACTACGACTTTGGCAACACGAGAGAACACGTCTTCTCGCCG atCCGCCGCGAATACCACAAGTTCACCGACAGCCTGTTCAACCTGTCCGCGTCGGAGCGGAGCATGATCGAGGCGGCGAGCAaggacgctgctgctgctgctccggggccggcggcggtagcAGTGGCACCTGCCGTCAAGTAG